AAACCGCCGTTGTCGAAGGCTTAGCACAAAAAATTGCCGATGGCGACGTTCCTGCTAAATTAAAGGACCGCCAAGTCATTCGTTTAGATGTCGTGTCATTAGTTCAAGGAACTGGTATTCGTGGTCAATTTGAAGAACGGATGCAACAGTTGATTACGGAACTTAAACAAAATAAACAAATTATTCTCTTTATTGATGAAATCCACGAAATCGTTGGCGCCGGCAACGCTGAAGGTGGTATGGACGCCGGTAACGTATTGAAGCCGGCTCTTGCACGCGGTGAATTACAACTAGTCGGTGCTACTACCAATAATGAATTCCGTCAGATTGAAAAAGACGCAGCCCTTGCACGTCGTCTTCAACCAGTGGCGGTCAACGAACCATCTGTTGACGAGACCGTTCTAATTTTGAAGGGGCTCCAAGAGAAATACGAAAGTTATCACCACGTTCACTATACAGATGATGCTTTAAACGCAGCCGCAGCGCTTTCTAGTCGCTATATTCAAGATCGTTACTTGCCTGATAAGGCAATTGATCTCTTGGATGAAGCAGGTTCTAAGAAAAACTTGACGATTACCTTAATGGATCCTAAGGCATTAGAAGCTGAGATTAAATCCGCAGAAACCCAAAAACAAGAAGCCCTCAAACAAGAAGATTACGAAAAAGCAGCTACCTATCGTGATCAAGTGACAAAACTATCTGAAATGAAGGCTAATAATTCAGTTGAAAAATCCCAAGAACCGACGATTACCGAAAAGGATATGGAAAAAATTGTCGAAGAAAAAACGCATATCCCAGTCGGTGAATTAAAGGCTCAAGAACAAGCACAACTTAAAAATTTAGCCCAAGATCTTGAATCTCGTGTCATTGGTCAAGATACCGCAGTTGATAAAGTAGCACGTTCAATTCGTCGTAGCCGGATTGGTTTTAATAAATCCGGTCGCCCAATTGGCTCCTTCCTCTTTGTCGGTCCAACCGGGGTTGGTAAAACGGAATTAGCCAAACAAATTGCTAAGGAACTTTTCGGTAGTACCGATGCAATGATTCGTTTTGACATGAGTGAATATATGGAGAAATTCAGTGTGTCAAAATTGATTGGTTCACCTCCTGGCTATGTTGGTTACGAAGAAGCCGGTCAATTAACGGAACAAGTTCGTCGTAACCCTTATAGCTTGATTCTTTTAGACGAAATTGAAAAAGCCCATCCTGACGTTATGCATATGTTCTTGCAAATTCTGGACGATGGTCGTCTGACCGATTCACAGGGCCGGACTGTCAGTTTCAAAGATACAATCATTATCATGACTTCTAACGCTGGCCAAACTGATGCTGAAGCTAATGTTGGTTTCGGTGCCGCTATTTCTGGGCAAACCCACTCGATCCTCAATCAATTATCAAACTACTTTAAACCAGAATTCTTAAATCGTTTCGACGATATTATTGAATTCCAACCATTAAGTAAAGATAATTTGTTGAAGATTGTCAGCTTGATGCTTGATCAAACTAACGCGATGATTGCCGACCAAGGCCTCCACATCGCCGTTACAGATGATGCTAAATCTAAATTAGTCGATTTGGGTTACAATCCTGAAATGGGGGCCCGCCCACTACGTCGTGTTATTCAAGAACAAATTGAAGACCGAGTTGCTGACTACTATTTAGATCATCCAGACCATAAGCAATTAAAAGCAGCGTTAATTGATGACCAGATTCAAATTGTGCAAGGCTAATAACATATATTAAGATTAATTATCATATTTTAAGATTAAATCCGTGTTATATAAACCGTTTTCAGTTATACTGATGTTAAGATTTAAATGATTAGGGAGTGATTAGTATGAGACTCATTAATATTACCAATTCTTATCACCGTTTAGTAACGCAACAACTCGCAACCACTAATGCCGACTATGTAAGTGTCTACTCACTTGGCAAAACCACTGTCCTTTTCACCCGCTCTTCTAAAAGCCGTGAAATTCTTCTAAAAAATGACAAACGACATATTCAACAAGCCGAAATTGATTTTGTGCTTAAGGAATTAGTCGACATTGATTCAACCGACGATGTTGAAATCCTAAACGATGGGCAATTAGTTGAAATTACCATTCCAACCCCTTCCACCACTGCTTCTT
This DNA window, taken from Latilactobacillus sakei, encodes the following:
- a CDS encoding ATP-dependent Clp protease ATP-binding subunit translates to MLCQNCQKNPATIHLYTSVNGQNQAINLCQNCYQALKQQGMRGQYNDPFGFSNLDELFNAINNPNAERQSAANQGPQTQGGRNGGGNNGQNGESLLSQFGVNLTNLAKGGQIDPVIGRDKEIARVIEILNRRTKNNPVLIGEAGVGKTAVVEGLAQKIADGDVPAKLKDRQVIRLDVVSLVQGTGIRGQFEERMQQLITELKQNKQIILFIDEIHEIVGAGNAEGGMDAGNVLKPALARGELQLVGATTNNEFRQIEKDAALARRLQPVAVNEPSVDETVLILKGLQEKYESYHHVHYTDDALNAAAALSSRYIQDRYLPDKAIDLLDEAGSKKNLTITLMDPKALEAEIKSAETQKQEALKQEDYEKAATYRDQVTKLSEMKANNSVEKSQEPTITEKDMEKIVEEKTHIPVGELKAQEQAQLKNLAQDLESRVIGQDTAVDKVARSIRRSRIGFNKSGRPIGSFLFVGPTGVGKTELAKQIAKELFGSTDAMIRFDMSEYMEKFSVSKLIGSPPGYVGYEEAGQLTEQVRRNPYSLILLDEIEKAHPDVMHMFLQILDDGRLTDSQGRTVSFKDTIIIMTSNAGQTDAEANVGFGAAISGQTHSILNQLSNYFKPEFLNRFDDIIEFQPLSKDNLLKIVSLMLDQTNAMIADQGLHIAVTDDAKSKLVDLGYNPEMGARPLRRVIQEQIEDRVADYYLDHPDHKQLKAALIDDQIQIVQG